In Populus nigra chromosome 1, ddPopNigr1.1, whole genome shotgun sequence, one genomic interval encodes:
- the LOC133672261 gene encoding ferredoxin-thioredoxin reductase catalytic chain, chloroplastic isoform X1, with amino-acid sequence MNWSCSTATTCGISSSSSCFSCPPKTPSFRAVIRASKVEPSDKSVEIMRKFSEQYARKSGTYFCVDKGVTSVVIKGLADHKDSLGAPLCPCRHYDDKAAEAGQGFWNCPCVPMRESSSCCRKECHCMLFLTPDNDFAGKDQTISLEEIRETTANM; translated from the exons ATGAATTGGAGCTGCTCCACCGCCACCACTTGTGGcatttcttcctcctcctcatgCTTTTCTTGCCCGCCCAAAACCCCTTCTTTCCGCGCCGTAATTCGAGCATCTAAAG TGGAACCGTCGGATAAGTCGGTGGAGATAATGAGGAAGTTCTCGGAGCAGTATGCTCGTAAATCCGGAACTTATTTCTGCGTCGATAAAGGAGTCACTTCTGTTGTCATTAAG GGGTTGGCTGACCATAAGGATTCACTGGGTGCACCTCTTTGCCCATGCAG GCATTATGATGACAAAGCTGCAGAGGCTGGGCAGGGCTTTTGGAACTGTCCATGTGTTCCCATGAGAGAGAG TTCTTCATGCTGCAGGAAGGAGTGCCACTGCATGCTCTTTCTCACTCCAGATAATGATTTTGCTGGAAAGGATCAG ACAATATCATTGGAAGAAATCAGGGAAACCACAGCAAATATGTGA
- the LOC133705327 gene encoding peroxidase 31-like, translated as MAMPKEQFFLILISFSSLIYPSQSRLSYNYYSKSCPNFNKIIQETVTSKQITSPSTAAGTLRLFFHDCLPNGCDASILISSTPFNSAERDADINLSLPGDAFDLVTRAKTALELSCPNTVSCADILATATRDLVTMVGGPYYNVLLGRKDYRISKSSYVEGNLPRPTMPMSKIISLFAAKGFSVQEMVALSGAHTIGFSHCKEFKSYLYNDTHYNQRFVQALRNACADYPKNPTLSVFNDIMTPNNFDNKYFDNLGKGLGLLESDHGLYNNPMTNPFVEIYAKDEKKFFQDFARAMEKLSVYGIKTGRRGEIRRRCDAIN; from the coding sequence ATGGCAATGCCAAAGGAGCAATTCTTCCTTATTCtcatttccttctcttctctcatatACCCCTCCCAGTCCAGACTCTCCTACAACTACTACTCCAAATCCTGTCCAAACTTCAACAAAATCATTCAAGAAACAGTAACCAGCAAGCAGATCACCAGCCCCAGCACCGCAGCTGGCACTCTCCGCCTCTTCTTCCATGACTGCTTACCCAATGGCTGCGATGCCTCCATCCTCATCTCCTCCACCCCTTTCAACTCCGCCGAGCGTGATGCTGACATCAACCTTTCCTTACCCGGCGACGCCTTCGACCTTGTAACTCGCGCCAAGACCGCCCTCGAGCTCTCCTGCCCCAACACCGTCTCCTGCGCCGACATCCTCGCCACCGCCACCCGCGATCTCGTAACCATGGTCGGTGGCCCTTACTACAATGTCCTCCTCGGGCGCAAAGATTACCGCATCAGTAAATCTTCGTATGTTGAAGGAAATCTGCCAAGACCCACCATGCCTATGTCTAAAATTATCAGCTTGTTTGCTGCTAAAGGTTTCAGTGTCCAAGAAATGGTGGCACTGAGCGGTGCTCATACAATTGGTTTCTCTCATTGCAAGGAGTTCAAGAGTTATTTGTATAACGACACGCATTATAATCAGAGATTTGTTCAGGCGTTGCGAAATGCTTGTGCGGATTATCCAAAGAACCCAACTCTGTCGGTGTTCAATGATATAATGACACCAAATAACTTTGATAATAAGTATTTTGATAATTTGGGTAAAGGGTTGGGGCTATTAGAGTCAGATCATGGGTTATATAACAACCCAATGACAAATCCTTTTGTGGAGATTTATGCCAAGGATGAGAAGAAATTCTTTCAGGATTTTGCAAGAGCCATGGAGAAGCTGAGTGTTTATGGGATCAAGACTGGGAGGAGAGGCGAGATTAGGCGCAGGTGTGATGCCATTAATTAA
- the LOC133672261 gene encoding ferredoxin-thioredoxin reductase catalytic chain, chloroplastic isoform X2 → MNWSCSTATTCGISSSSSCFSCPPKTPSFRAVIRASKVEPSDKSVEIMRKFSEQYARKSGTYFCVDKGVTSVVIKGLADHKDSLGAPLCPCRHYDDKAAEAGQGFWNCPCVPMRERKECHCMLFLTPDNDFAGKDQTISLEEIRETTANM, encoded by the exons ATGAATTGGAGCTGCTCCACCGCCACCACTTGTGGcatttcttcctcctcctcatgCTTTTCTTGCCCGCCCAAAACCCCTTCTTTCCGCGCCGTAATTCGAGCATCTAAAG TGGAACCGTCGGATAAGTCGGTGGAGATAATGAGGAAGTTCTCGGAGCAGTATGCTCGTAAATCCGGAACTTATTTCTGCGTCGATAAAGGAGTCACTTCTGTTGTCATTAAG GGGTTGGCTGACCATAAGGATTCACTGGGTGCACCTCTTTGCCCATGCAG GCATTATGATGACAAAGCTGCAGAGGCTGGGCAGGGCTTTTGGAACTGTCCATGTGTTCCCATGAGAGAGAG GAAGGAGTGCCACTGCATGCTCTTTCTCACTCCAGATAATGATTTTGCTGGAAAGGATCAG ACAATATCATTGGAAGAAATCAGGGAAACCACAGCAAATATGTGA